The sequence AATTTTTCAGCGTTTTATTTTAACTTGTTAGGTAAAACCTTTGACTCCAATAAAGTTATCTTCGATACATTGATAGTGGAAGACCGTATTTTACTGATGGGGCTAAACTCCTGCTTGGGAATTGATATGCAGCAGCGTGATGGAAGCATCACAGTTGCCGACTTTGAACAGGAATACAGAAGTATGACAGGGGCAGACATAAAAACTATTGCATGTACCCATCACAATTTAACCGCAGCTTACGAGAATAAGAACGCTGGACAATGGTTAAGTGAAAATAGGACAAGATTCATCAATAAATTGATCGAATTCGATATCAATTTTGTACTGAGTGGCAACGAGCATATAAGTAGTAGCAGATCAATTCCAGGTGATCAGCTTACTATAAGCGACGCAGGCTGTTTAACAACCTTAGCATATGATGCCACCTTTAAGGTGTATCCTCTTGAAATTGATGATGATATCATCCTCCATAATAAAATCTATGCTTTGCAAAAGATTTCAGACAATAATTTCGATTATGAATGGGACGTAAGAAGCCACCAGGCATCGCATCAACAAGAGGAATATATAATTTTCAAAAAACAGCCACCGCAGCTTGGTTCAGAGATAATCGAGATAACTACGGAAGATACAACTGAAATTACTAATGTTGCAGAAATTTCAATTACTGACCTTGAGTCTTCCGAAGAAAATATTTATTATAGTCCAGAATTTACCGATGTTCTATATGACAAAGTAAAGGATCTTAAGATATTTTATACTGGACATTACCATTACAGCGAAACTTCCAGAGCACATAATTGGATTGACGTATCGAAACTTATAGAAAATAAAGATAACCTGAATTTTTTAAAAAATGCAGTCATTGACGTGCTGGAAAAAAAAATTGGGGAAGAAAATATTGATATGATTGTTGGGTTGGGGTATGAAGGAAATATTATCTCAACAAAAGCAGCTATAAAATTTAATAAGCCATATTCGTTTCTACCATATTCATATAGACATGATGAGCATCACGAATCTGAACGATTGTTAAACTTCGACAATCCTGA is a genomic window of Chryseobacterium nakagawai containing:
- a CDS encoding phosphoribosyltransferase family protein encodes the protein MSNIILDLSDLHVSLHQVLGGGPAKVDFRLSTENDTEPGMHYIDKFISVVKRDYSGSKIYLLITGDITNAGEVKEFEFATKYINKIINDLNINREEILLIPGDHDLNRRAIQNLYADNENPAKAIVNETKFKNFSAFYFNLLGKTFDSNKVIFDTLIVEDRILLMGLNSCLGIDMQQRDGSITVADFEQEYRSMTGADIKTIACTHHNLTAAYENKNAGQWLSENRTRFINKLIEFDINFVLSGNEHISSSRSIPGDQLTISDAGCLTTLAYDATFKVYPLEIDDDIILHNKIYALQKISDNNFDYEWDVRSHQASHQQEEYIIFKKQPPQLGSEIIEITTEDTTEITNVAEISITDLESSEENIYYSPEFTDVLYDKVKDLKIFYTGHYHYSETSRAHNWIDVSKLIENKDNLNFLKNAVIDVLEKKIGEENIDMIVGLGYEGNIISTKAAIKFNKPYSFLPYSYRHDEHHESERLLNFDNPDGEFKNILIITDVVNDGRTIRKLIKKRQDPFFRNVSKIYVISLFYTGQHPINNNILNYRFLEMIPNYDLENDEVVNNIEFYTVKSLKVEKCPYGKDFRTECFIYKDELSCVNLFYDERKYIEK